A genome region from Hevea brasiliensis isolate MT/VB/25A 57/8 chromosome 9, ASM3005281v1, whole genome shotgun sequence includes the following:
- the LOC110665750 gene encoding pathogenesis-related thaumatin-like protein 3.5 isoform X1, which yields MSIKMSRMVLGLPLIFISFLVSRSYSCTITITNNCPHTIWPGTLAGSGTPQLSATGFRLDPGQGVRIPTVPGWSGRIWARTGCTFDESGLGSCQTGDCGGRLECDGIGATPPASLFEITLGKGNDKDFYDVSIVDGYNLPLVASPRGVHGACNATGCASDINMGCPRELQVVGRDGGEGAGVVACKSACEAFGLDQYCCSGEFANPTTCRPSFYSTIFKRACPRAYSYAFDDGTSTFTCKAYDYAIVFCPNANEIRISDGTIGTTFTAAVIYKPNNGETVKMASSSCILLPLLLWILLYILNLSLKT from the exons ATGTCAATAAAGATGTCGCGGATGGTCCTAGGACTCCCTctaattttcatttctttcttgGTCTCTCGCTCCTACTCTTGCACGATCACCATAACAAACAACTGCCCCCATACCATATGGCCTGGGACGCTAGCAGGTTCAGGTACACCACAGCTCTCAGCAACTGGATTTCGCTTGGACCCTGGTCAGGGCGTACGGATTCCAACAGTTCCAGGATGGTCAGGCAGGATTTGGGCGAGGACTGGTTGCACATTCGACGAATCTGGACTTGGCTCTTGTCAAACTGGGGACTGTGGAGGAAGGCTGGAATGTGATGGCATTGGAGCCACTCCACCTGCATCACTCTTTGAGATAACCCTTGGCAAAGGCAATGACAAGGACTTCTACGATGTGAGCATCGTAGATGGTTACAATTTACCTCTAGTTGCCTCCCCTCGTGGAGTCCATGGTGCATGCAATGCAACTGGCTGCGCTTCGGATATCAACATGG gTTGCCCAAGGGAACTCCAGGTGGTAGGTCGGGATGGTGGAGAAGGAGCGGGAGTAGTCGCATGTAAGAGTGCATGCGAAGCATTTGGGCTGGACCAGTACTGCTGCAGCGGGGAGTTTGCTAACCCAACCACCTGCCGCCCTTCCTTTTATTCAACCATTTTCAAGCGAGCTTGTCCAAGGGCTTATAGCTACGCCTTTGATGACGGCACCAGTACTTTCACATGCAAGGCTTATGATTATGCCATTGTTTTCTGCCCTAATGCAAATGA GATTAGGATATCTGATGGTACAATTGGTACTACATTCACTGCTGCAGTAATTTACAAGCCCAACAATGGAGAAACTGTGAAGATGGCTTCTTCCTCTTGCATCCTCCTACCCCTTCTATTGTGGATTCTTCTCTACATCCTCAATCTATCCTTGAAAACTTAA
- the LOC110665750 gene encoding pathogenesis-related thaumatin-like protein 3.5 isoform X2 yields MSIKMSRMVLGLPLIFISFLVSRSYSCTITITNNCPHTIWPGTLAGSGTPQLSATGFRLDPGQGVRIPTVPGWSGRIWARTGCTFDESGLGSCQTGDCGGRLECDGIGATPPASLFEITLGKGNDKDFYDVSIVDGYNLPLVASPRGVHGACNATGCASDINMGCPRELQVVGRDGGEGAGVVACKSACEAFGLDQYCCSGEFANPTTCRPSFYSTIFKRACPRAYSYAFDDGTSTFTCKAYDYAIVFCPNANDNLQAQQWRNCEDGFFLLHPPTPSIVDSSLHPQSILENLSGRLNGLVGMKHSAE; encoded by the exons ATGTCAATAAAGATGTCGCGGATGGTCCTAGGACTCCCTctaattttcatttctttcttgGTCTCTCGCTCCTACTCTTGCACGATCACCATAACAAACAACTGCCCCCATACCATATGGCCTGGGACGCTAGCAGGTTCAGGTACACCACAGCTCTCAGCAACTGGATTTCGCTTGGACCCTGGTCAGGGCGTACGGATTCCAACAGTTCCAGGATGGTCAGGCAGGATTTGGGCGAGGACTGGTTGCACATTCGACGAATCTGGACTTGGCTCTTGTCAAACTGGGGACTGTGGAGGAAGGCTGGAATGTGATGGCATTGGAGCCACTCCACCTGCATCACTCTTTGAGATAACCCTTGGCAAAGGCAATGACAAGGACTTCTACGATGTGAGCATCGTAGATGGTTACAATTTACCTCTAGTTGCCTCCCCTCGTGGAGTCCATGGTGCATGCAATGCAACTGGCTGCGCTTCGGATATCAACATGG gTTGCCCAAGGGAACTCCAGGTGGTAGGTCGGGATGGTGGAGAAGGAGCGGGAGTAGTCGCATGTAAGAGTGCATGCGAAGCATTTGGGCTGGACCAGTACTGCTGCAGCGGGGAGTTTGCTAACCCAACCACCTGCCGCCCTTCCTTTTATTCAACCATTTTCAAGCGAGCTTGTCCAAGGGCTTATAGCTACGCCTTTGATGACGGCACCAGTACTTTCACATGCAAGGCTTATGATTATGCCATTGTTTTCTGCCCTAATGCAAATGA TAATTTACAAGCCCAACAATGGAGAAACTGTGAAGATGGCTTCTTCCTCTTGCATCCTCCTACCCCTTCTATTGTGGATTCTTCTCTACATCCTCAATCTATCCTTGAAAACTTAAGTGGCCGTCTTAATGGCCTCGTCGGCATGAAGCATTCTGCAGAATAG